A stretch of Antennarius striatus isolate MH-2024 chromosome 6, ASM4005453v1, whole genome shotgun sequence DNA encodes these proteins:
- the sphkap gene encoding A-kinase anchor protein SPHKAP isoform X5, producing MAGAKCLQKTTSNFQSSAMFESSESVEVERGSAESTVASSISACKKVLGGNSVLDSLDYWLRNEKALCRLGLLDDDTEGNCALMCFVNLDPQKTDCRDDKSIKKLASVSPDLPKLVELLTVHQPKENEILLLGGLDASDTCQTHPHSPSQGGQQHRSTGVCLVPCSRQKRFTQPSSIIFDINKFLIGLQWGKERQLHQGRASGQRVDDDTNRSISSIEEDFLTASEHLGDDSEDDGLRTEVESGVVAGGLVETSQKHHFRLSCQRGQLAHHQKRDEAEVKKDEHQQANLHSKESAGHYATNLAESVLQDAFIRLSQDESSFVSEAAVSVSLSSCPSNSTRLPRTREPSQQRTCSFELPKIVIVQSPDSSDGAVEWPETQVSHVPDHDINANTREMPEDGTQAHVPQNNGVHPAKHVEVALACAANVIGTITAPQLTEQIAMESASEEETEEEMRDSEERGDYSFSSAMCGMAQVAGAVAAVELTEESGECCDSDIDSSEVYTASRGLMSAAEASAAFTLHCSVAEGTSVEAFCANIAEVLHQKAAEVLTQPQGYKSVAQLLEATHNKIVDGITCSKKSYMDEREVDDLINEVADSLFKHALVKAKKKKELEGTGKEAPNLQDFLQDSVNNLLFDILCLTQKKISHISECDQESFETQEGDICATEPATTNERRNQSSQLHYLVGHSQSTKNENNGSMPYCTDKVPLVPGLKERPEENDVIAPSYIAHSKEQQQLSSCRQTQSKFISSTKDFSEQQQITGAMKDHWNENPVHSTEKRGRLVTGGDSRQASLTPQSSLNSCSSLLYWRMDSESRTPITCYADDLAATVVSMATELAAICLENSTGKQPWFCALKGMSNEGPETYLIPACRSVLRRKEGQNSNSASKKHRAPRLSEIKRKTEEQPELMERLVNRVVDESVNLDEPQDPFALFASEVTARIMNCPELNVVDTSKTGQTRSSRLQCERWSRGKASSYESIPEEDADPSGTPNTLGPGSRLGQNLSRGSSISKQSSCESITDEFSRFMVNQMETEGRGFDLLLDYYAGKNASSILAAAMQQAATKKNGHLNVRTSSCLSKQSSTESITEEFYRFMLRDMDKENKEYGIAKTKEWSNSLFPPSPRTPFCIRQSSVPDRRSSDSRLTVNSPIKANSFDGFARGVHGDVLNIFPTNSVSATGLCKSDSCLYQRGKTDQITDMLIHETWSSSIESLMRKNKIIADPEDSIDLEAAGDSQPHVQQFANRLAADIVDIGKSALGGQQDLVGGPSWPLPQPRMPVGERRRGFKQSHLSCGRTRSSQEQTGAGVGSRTSDSSTPCVSGPRDVPLIHIEGDQKDDEATSNPDRKGGGPQEIPSHMSTSKRTERAVANCSSEETEKSHLAGTKENVFESISVRTSGGSSNLRVLLVVNCDLEPECVNSELRVVLQWIAASELGLPALYFRKSKQKRIAKFQRVVHMMSQKAWRIGDLFSAVVQFCKLHEEEEEEGRSPSSLFDWLLETL from the exons ATGTGTTTTGTAAATTTGGACCCCCAGAAAACCGACTGTCGTGACGACAAAAGCATCAAG AAATTGGCGTCCGTGTCTCCAGACCTGCCAAAGCTTGTTGAATTACTGACTGTCCACCAGCCGAAAGAAAATGAGATCCTATTGCTCGGTGGCCTGGATGCTTCCGACACTTGccaaacacacccacactccCCTTCTCAG GGTGGGCAGCAGCACAGAAGCACAGGAGTATGCCTGGTTCCGTGTTCAAGGCAAAAACGCTTCACCCAACCAAGCAGCATCATCTTCGATATCAACAAGTTCCTCATTGGGCTGCAGTGGGGGAAGGAGCGGCAGCTTCACCAGGGACGAGCGTCTGGGCAGCGGGTCGACGATGACACCAATCGGTCCATTTCTTCCATTGAAGAGGATTTCCTGACGGCCTCAGAACACCTTGGTGATGACAGCGAAGATGATGGCCTCAGGACTG AAGTAGAGAGTGGTGTCGTGGCAGGAGGCTTGGTAGAAACATCGCAGAAACACCATTTTAGACTTTCATGTCAGAGGGGACAGCTGGCCCATCATCAGAAAAGGGATGAGGCTGAGGTGAAAAAGGACGAGCATCAGCAGGCGAACCTCCACAGTAAGGAATCAGCTGGTCATTACGCCACCAATCTGGCTGAATCGGTTCTGCAAGATGCCTTCATACGTCTCTCTCAGGATGAGAGCTCCTTCGTCTCTGAGGCAGCTGTCAGCGTGTCCCTCTCCAGCTGCCCTTCCAACTCCACTAGACTCCCAAGGACCAGAGAGCCTTCCCAACAGCGCACCTGCTCTTTTGAACTTCCCAAGATTGTTATAGTCCAAAGTCCAGACAGTTCTGATGGGGCTGTAGAATGGCCCGAGACTCAGGTTTCTCATGTCCCTGACCATGATATCAATGCTAATACCAGAGAGATGCCAGAAGATGGGACGCAGGCCCATGTTCCTCAAAACAATGGAGTACACCCAGCCAAACATGTAGAGGTGGCATTGGCTTGTGCTGCCAATGTCATTGGTACCATTACTGCTCCACAGCTAACAGAACAGATCGCCATGGAGTCGGCgtcagaagaagaaacagaggaggagatgCGAGACTCAGAGGAGAGGGGCGACTACTCTTTCTCCTCGGCCATGTGCGGTATGGCCCAGGTAGCCGGTGCTGTAGCAGCTGTGGAGCTAACAGAGGAGTCAGGGGAGTGCTGTGATTCTGACATAGATTCTTCAGAAGTCTACACAGCATCCCGTGGTTTGATGTCTGCTGCTGAGGCGTCAGCAGCTTTTACGTTGCACTGCAGCGTAGCAGAGGGTACCAGCGTGGAAGCGTTTTGTGCTAACATCGCCGAGGTCCTGCACCAGAAAGCAGCAGAGGTGCTGACTCAGCCACAAGGCTACAAGAGCGTAGCCCAACTGCTAGAGGCCACGCATAACAAGATTGTCGATGGTATCACTTGCTCGAAAAAATCTTACATGGATGAGAGAGAGGTGGACGACTTGATAAATGAGGTGGCAGACAGCTTGTTCAAGCATGCTTTAGTaaaagccaaaaagaaaaaagaactggAGGGCACAGGAAAAGAGGCACCTAATCTGCAGGACTTCCTGCAAGACAGTGTCAACAATTTACTGTTTGATATCCTTTGCTTGACACAGAAGAAAATCAGTCACATCTCTGAATGTGATCAGGAGTCATTTGAAACACAAGAGGGTGACATTTGTGCTACAGAGCCTGCTACAACCAATGAGCGCAGGAATCAATCAAGTCAATTACACTACTTAGTCGGCCATAGCCAGTCCACAAAAAATGAGAACAACGGCAGCATGCCGTACTGCACAGATAAGGTTCCTCTAGTTCCAGGGCTAAAGGAGAGACCTGAGGAAAATGATGTCATTGCACCCTCCTATATAGCACACAGTAAAGAGCAACAGCAGCTCTCATCTTGTAGACAAACTCAGTCTAAATTCATCTCGTCTACCAAGGATTTCTCTGAGCAGCAACAGATCACCGGTGCCATGAAAGATCACTGGAATGAAAACCCAGTTCATAGCACTGAGAAGAGGGGGCGACTAGTGACAGGCGGCGACAGCAGACAGGCTTCCCTCACACCCCAATCCTCACTCAACTCTTGCAGTTCACTACTCTATTGGAGAATGGACTCAGAGTCCAGGACACCTATTACATGTTATGCTGATGATCTGGCTGCCACAGTGGTGTCTATGGCGACAGAGCTAGCAGCCATCTGTCTGGAAAACTCAACCGGGAAACAACCCTGGTTCTGTGCCCTCAAAGGAATGTCCAATGAAGGGCCAGAAACCTACTTGATCCCAGCTTGCCGATCAGTTCTTAGGAGAAAAGAGGGGCAGAACAGCAATTCTGCCTCCAAGAAACATCGGGCACCGCGTCTCAGTGAGATCAAGAGGAAAACAGAGGAGCAGCCAGAGCTGATGGAGAGGCTGGTGAACCGGGTAGTGGATGAATCAGTCAACCTCGATGAACCGCAGGACCCGTTTGCTCTCTTTGCGTCTGAAGTCACTGCCCGCATCATGAACTGTCCCGAGCTTAATGTGGTGGATACTTCCAAAACAGGCCAGACGCGCAGCAGCAGGTTGCAGTGTGAGAGGTGGAGTCGTGGGAAGGCATCTAGTTACGAGAGCATTCCGGAGGAAGATGCGGATCCGTCGGGCACTCCCAACACCCTGGGTCCTGGAAGTCGTTTAGGGCAGAACTTGAGCCGTGGTAGCTCCATCTCAAAACAGTCGAGCTGTGAGAGCATCACAGATGAGTTCTCCCGGTTCATGGTGAACCAGATGGAGACTGAGGGCAGAGGCTTTGACCTGCTGTTGGACTACTATGCAGGAAAAAATGCCAGCAGCATTCTGGCTGCAGCTATGCAACAGGCTGCAACTAAGAAAAATGGTCATCTTAATGTCAGGACTTCATCCTGCCTGTCTAAACAGTCCAGCACAGAGAGCATCACAGAGGAGTTCTATAGGTTTATGCTTCGGGACATGGATAAGGAAAACAAAGAGTATGGCATTGCCAAGACTAAAGAGTGGAGCAACAGCCTCTTCCCTCCTTCTCCCAGAACACCCTTCTGTATACGACAGTCGTCTGTCCCAGACCGTCGCTCCTCGGACTCGCGATTAACCGTTAACTCACCCATTAAAGCCAACTCGTTTGATGGATTTGCTCGCGGCGTGCATGGAGACGTGCTGAATATCTTCCCCACCAACTCAGTGTCAGCGACGGGACTGTGTAAGTCTGACTCCTGCCTCTATCAAAGGGGTAAGACGGATCAGATTACTGATATGCTAATTCATGAAACCTGGTCAAGTTCCATTGAGTCCTTGATGAGAAAGAATAAGATCATCGCTGATCCAGAGGACAGTATTGATCTGGAGGCCGCCGGAGACTCCCAGCCTCATGTGCAACAGTTTGCTAATCGCTTGGCTGCTGACATCGTAGATATTGGCAAATCTGCACTGGGAGGCCAACAAGATCTAGTTGGGGGTCCATCTTGGCCACTCCCTCAGCCACGTATGCCTGTCGGTGAACGAAGAAGGGGGTTCAAACAATCTCACTTGAGTTGTGGTCGAACAAGGTCCAGCCAGGAGCAAACTGGCGCTGGAGTAGGATCCAGGACAAGCGATAGCAGCACACCTTGCGTGAGCGGCCCCAGAGATGTGCCGCTAATCCACATTGAGGGAGATCAGAAGGACGATGAGGCCACTTCAAACCCCGacaggaaaggaggaggacCTCAGGAGATACCGTCACACATGTCAACTTCCAAGCGTACAGAAAGAGCTGTAGCCAACTGCAGCAG cgaggagacagaaaaaagcCATCTGGCAGGAACCAAGGAGAATGTCTTTG AGAGCATTTCAGTGAGGACGTCAGGTGGCAGCAGCAACCTCAGGGTGTTACTGGTGGTGAACTGCGACCTCGAGCCGGAGTGTGTGAACTCTGAGCTGAGGGTGGTCCTCCAGTGGATTGCTGCTTCCGAACTGGGCCTTCCTGCCCTCTACTTCAGGAAATCCAAGCAGAAGAGGATCGCAAAG TTCCAGAGGGTGGTCCACATGATGTCCCAGAAGGCATGGAGGATTGGGGATTTGTTCAGCGCCGTGGTTCAGTTCTGCAAGCtacatgaggaggaagaggaggagggccgGTCGCCGTCCAGTCTGTTTGATTGGCTGTTGGAGACGCTGTGA
- the sphkap gene encoding A-kinase anchor protein SPHKAP isoform X3, translated as MAGAKCLQKTTSNFQSSAMFESSESVEVERGSAESTVASSISACKKVLGGNSVLDSLDYWLRNEKALCRLGLLDDDTEGNCALMCFVNLDPQKTDCRDDKSIKKLASVSPDLPKLVELLTVHQPKENEILLLGGLDASDTCQTHPHSPSQGGQQHRSTGVCLVPCSRQKRFTQPSSIIFDINKFLIGLQWGKERQLHQGRASGQRVDDDTNRSISSIEEDFLTASEHLGDDSEDDGLRTEVESGVVAGGLVETSQKHHFRLSCQRGQLAHHQKRDEAEVKKDEHQQANLHSKESAGHYATNLAESVLQDAFIRLSQDESSFVSEAAVSVSLSSCPSNSTRLPRTREPSQQRTCSFELPKIVIVQSPDSSDGAVEWPETQVSHVPDHDINANTREMPEDGTQAHVPQNNGVHPAKHVEVALACAANVIGTITAPQLTEQIAMESASEEETEEEMRDSEERGDYSFSSAMCGMAQVAGAVAAVELTEESGECCDSDIDSSEVYTASRGLMSAAEASAAFTLHCSVAEGTSVEAFCANIAEVLHQKAAEVLTQPQGYKSVAQLLEATHNKIVDGITCSKKSYMDEREVDDLINEVADSLFKHALVKAKKKKELEGTGKEAPNLQDFLQDSVNNLLFDILCLTQKKISHISECDQESFETQEGDICATEPATTNERRNQSSQLHYLVGHSQSTKNENNGSMPYCTDKVPLVPGLKERPEENDVIAPSYIAHSKEQQQLSSCRQTQSKFISSTKDFSEQQQITGAMKDHWNENPVHSTEKRGRLVTGGDSRQASLTPQSSLNSCSSLLYWRMDSESRTPITCYADDLAATVVSMATELAAICLENSTGKQPWFCALKGMSNEGPETYLIPACRSVLRRKEGQNSNSASKKHRAPRLSEIKRKTEEQPELMERLVNRVVDESVNLDEPQDPFALFASEVTARIMNCPELNVVDTSKTGQTRSSRLQCERWSRGKASSYESIPEEDADPSGTPNTLGPGSRLGQNLSRGSSISKQSSCESITDEFSRFMVNQMETEGRGFDLLLDYYAGKNASSILAAAMQQAATKKNGHLNVRTSSCLSKQSSTESITEEFYRFMLRDMDKENKEYGIAKTKEWSNSLFPPSPRTPFCIRQSSVPDRRSSDSRLTVNSPIKANSFDGFARGVHGDVLNIFPTNSVSATGLCKSDSCLYQRGKTDQITDMLIHETWSSSIESLMRKNKIIADPEDSIDLEAAGDSQPHVQQFANRLAADIVDIGKSALGGQQDLVGGPSWPLPQPRMPVGERRRGFKQSHLSCGRTRSSQEQTGAGVGSRTSDSSTPCVSGPRDVPLIHIEGDQKDDEATSNPDRKGGGPQEIPSHMSTSKRTERAVANCSSERDRPASAVAAVVKRDKRSMSASSEESMGSWSHITPEEETSSFIQLSEGNGTSSASSLGLADLDAFYDVPTQSTIISEETEKSHLAGTKENVFESISVRTSGGSSNLRVLLVVNCDLEPECVNSELRVVLQWIAASELGLPALYFRKSKQKRIAKFQRVVHMMSQKAWRIGDLFSAVVQFCKLHEEEEEEGRSPSSLFDWLLETL; from the exons ATGTGTTTTGTAAATTTGGACCCCCAGAAAACCGACTGTCGTGACGACAAAAGCATCAAG AAATTGGCGTCCGTGTCTCCAGACCTGCCAAAGCTTGTTGAATTACTGACTGTCCACCAGCCGAAAGAAAATGAGATCCTATTGCTCGGTGGCCTGGATGCTTCCGACACTTGccaaacacacccacactccCCTTCTCAG GGTGGGCAGCAGCACAGAAGCACAGGAGTATGCCTGGTTCCGTGTTCAAGGCAAAAACGCTTCACCCAACCAAGCAGCATCATCTTCGATATCAACAAGTTCCTCATTGGGCTGCAGTGGGGGAAGGAGCGGCAGCTTCACCAGGGACGAGCGTCTGGGCAGCGGGTCGACGATGACACCAATCGGTCCATTTCTTCCATTGAAGAGGATTTCCTGACGGCCTCAGAACACCTTGGTGATGACAGCGAAGATGATGGCCTCAGGACTG AAGTAGAGAGTGGTGTCGTGGCAGGAGGCTTGGTAGAAACATCGCAGAAACACCATTTTAGACTTTCATGTCAGAGGGGACAGCTGGCCCATCATCAGAAAAGGGATGAGGCTGAGGTGAAAAAGGACGAGCATCAGCAGGCGAACCTCCACAGTAAGGAATCAGCTGGTCATTACGCCACCAATCTGGCTGAATCGGTTCTGCAAGATGCCTTCATACGTCTCTCTCAGGATGAGAGCTCCTTCGTCTCTGAGGCAGCTGTCAGCGTGTCCCTCTCCAGCTGCCCTTCCAACTCCACTAGACTCCCAAGGACCAGAGAGCCTTCCCAACAGCGCACCTGCTCTTTTGAACTTCCCAAGATTGTTATAGTCCAAAGTCCAGACAGTTCTGATGGGGCTGTAGAATGGCCCGAGACTCAGGTTTCTCATGTCCCTGACCATGATATCAATGCTAATACCAGAGAGATGCCAGAAGATGGGACGCAGGCCCATGTTCCTCAAAACAATGGAGTACACCCAGCCAAACATGTAGAGGTGGCATTGGCTTGTGCTGCCAATGTCATTGGTACCATTACTGCTCCACAGCTAACAGAACAGATCGCCATGGAGTCGGCgtcagaagaagaaacagaggaggagatgCGAGACTCAGAGGAGAGGGGCGACTACTCTTTCTCCTCGGCCATGTGCGGTATGGCCCAGGTAGCCGGTGCTGTAGCAGCTGTGGAGCTAACAGAGGAGTCAGGGGAGTGCTGTGATTCTGACATAGATTCTTCAGAAGTCTACACAGCATCCCGTGGTTTGATGTCTGCTGCTGAGGCGTCAGCAGCTTTTACGTTGCACTGCAGCGTAGCAGAGGGTACCAGCGTGGAAGCGTTTTGTGCTAACATCGCCGAGGTCCTGCACCAGAAAGCAGCAGAGGTGCTGACTCAGCCACAAGGCTACAAGAGCGTAGCCCAACTGCTAGAGGCCACGCATAACAAGATTGTCGATGGTATCACTTGCTCGAAAAAATCTTACATGGATGAGAGAGAGGTGGACGACTTGATAAATGAGGTGGCAGACAGCTTGTTCAAGCATGCTTTAGTaaaagccaaaaagaaaaaagaactggAGGGCACAGGAAAAGAGGCACCTAATCTGCAGGACTTCCTGCAAGACAGTGTCAACAATTTACTGTTTGATATCCTTTGCTTGACACAGAAGAAAATCAGTCACATCTCTGAATGTGATCAGGAGTCATTTGAAACACAAGAGGGTGACATTTGTGCTACAGAGCCTGCTACAACCAATGAGCGCAGGAATCAATCAAGTCAATTACACTACTTAGTCGGCCATAGCCAGTCCACAAAAAATGAGAACAACGGCAGCATGCCGTACTGCACAGATAAGGTTCCTCTAGTTCCAGGGCTAAAGGAGAGACCTGAGGAAAATGATGTCATTGCACCCTCCTATATAGCACACAGTAAAGAGCAACAGCAGCTCTCATCTTGTAGACAAACTCAGTCTAAATTCATCTCGTCTACCAAGGATTTCTCTGAGCAGCAACAGATCACCGGTGCCATGAAAGATCACTGGAATGAAAACCCAGTTCATAGCACTGAGAAGAGGGGGCGACTAGTGACAGGCGGCGACAGCAGACAGGCTTCCCTCACACCCCAATCCTCACTCAACTCTTGCAGTTCACTACTCTATTGGAGAATGGACTCAGAGTCCAGGACACCTATTACATGTTATGCTGATGATCTGGCTGCCACAGTGGTGTCTATGGCGACAGAGCTAGCAGCCATCTGTCTGGAAAACTCAACCGGGAAACAACCCTGGTTCTGTGCCCTCAAAGGAATGTCCAATGAAGGGCCAGAAACCTACTTGATCCCAGCTTGCCGATCAGTTCTTAGGAGAAAAGAGGGGCAGAACAGCAATTCTGCCTCCAAGAAACATCGGGCACCGCGTCTCAGTGAGATCAAGAGGAAAACAGAGGAGCAGCCAGAGCTGATGGAGAGGCTGGTGAACCGGGTAGTGGATGAATCAGTCAACCTCGATGAACCGCAGGACCCGTTTGCTCTCTTTGCGTCTGAAGTCACTGCCCGCATCATGAACTGTCCCGAGCTTAATGTGGTGGATACTTCCAAAACAGGCCAGACGCGCAGCAGCAGGTTGCAGTGTGAGAGGTGGAGTCGTGGGAAGGCATCTAGTTACGAGAGCATTCCGGAGGAAGATGCGGATCCGTCGGGCACTCCCAACACCCTGGGTCCTGGAAGTCGTTTAGGGCAGAACTTGAGCCGTGGTAGCTCCATCTCAAAACAGTCGAGCTGTGAGAGCATCACAGATGAGTTCTCCCGGTTCATGGTGAACCAGATGGAGACTGAGGGCAGAGGCTTTGACCTGCTGTTGGACTACTATGCAGGAAAAAATGCCAGCAGCATTCTGGCTGCAGCTATGCAACAGGCTGCAACTAAGAAAAATGGTCATCTTAATGTCAGGACTTCATCCTGCCTGTCTAAACAGTCCAGCACAGAGAGCATCACAGAGGAGTTCTATAGGTTTATGCTTCGGGACATGGATAAGGAAAACAAAGAGTATGGCATTGCCAAGACTAAAGAGTGGAGCAACAGCCTCTTCCCTCCTTCTCCCAGAACACCCTTCTGTATACGACAGTCGTCTGTCCCAGACCGTCGCTCCTCGGACTCGCGATTAACCGTTAACTCACCCATTAAAGCCAACTCGTTTGATGGATTTGCTCGCGGCGTGCATGGAGACGTGCTGAATATCTTCCCCACCAACTCAGTGTCAGCGACGGGACTGTGTAAGTCTGACTCCTGCCTCTATCAAAGGGGTAAGACGGATCAGATTACTGATATGCTAATTCATGAAACCTGGTCAAGTTCCATTGAGTCCTTGATGAGAAAGAATAAGATCATCGCTGATCCAGAGGACAGTATTGATCTGGAGGCCGCCGGAGACTCCCAGCCTCATGTGCAACAGTTTGCTAATCGCTTGGCTGCTGACATCGTAGATATTGGCAAATCTGCACTGGGAGGCCAACAAGATCTAGTTGGGGGTCCATCTTGGCCACTCCCTCAGCCACGTATGCCTGTCGGTGAACGAAGAAGGGGGTTCAAACAATCTCACTTGAGTTGTGGTCGAACAAGGTCCAGCCAGGAGCAAACTGGCGCTGGAGTAGGATCCAGGACAAGCGATAGCAGCACACCTTGCGTGAGCGGCCCCAGAGATGTGCCGCTAATCCACATTGAGGGAGATCAGAAGGACGATGAGGCCACTTCAAACCCCGacaggaaaggaggaggacCTCAGGAGATACCGTCACACATGTCAACTTCCAAGCGTACAGAAAGAGCTGTAGCCAACTGCAGCAG TGAGAGGGACAGGCCAGCTTCGGCGGTGGCTGCAGTAGTGAAGAGGGACAAGCGTTCTATGAGTGCTAGCAGTGAAGAGAGCATGGGGAGCTGGTCCCATATAACCCCCGAGGAGGAGACCAGTAGTTTTATCCAGCTGAGTGAGGG GAATGGGACCAGCAGTGCATCCAGCCTAGGCCTGGCAGACCTAGATGCATTTTATGATGTGCCTACTCAGAGCACAATAATTAG cgaggagacagaaaaaagcCATCTGGCAGGAACCAAGGAGAATGTCTTTG AGAGCATTTCAGTGAGGACGTCAGGTGGCAGCAGCAACCTCAGGGTGTTACTGGTGGTGAACTGCGACCTCGAGCCGGAGTGTGTGAACTCTGAGCTGAGGGTGGTCCTCCAGTGGATTGCTGCTTCCGAACTGGGCCTTCCTGCCCTCTACTTCAGGAAATCCAAGCAGAAGAGGATCGCAAAG TTCCAGAGGGTGGTCCACATGATGTCCCAGAAGGCATGGAGGATTGGGGATTTGTTCAGCGCCGTGGTTCAGTTCTGCAAGCtacatgaggaggaagaggaggagggccgGTCGCCGTCCAGTCTGTTTGATTGGCTGTTGGAGACGCTGTGA